A DNA window from Luteolibacter luteus contains the following coding sequences:
- a CDS encoding c-type cytochrome → MKHPIVFAALFSGSAALAANTPAELFQMNCSACHAVDHMLVGPSLVEISGLYRDNPDDFVKWCIQPQHKREGVVEMPSMTHLGEPALRELHQYVIAAAAGKTELKKGDGDPFTPPREMVRRPQVQRIFLPDASPAAIAVALPGDLSYCFDAGECRLRYVWKGGFIVGTPYWKANGSSLAKLDGDVVYRETEFPVAFEGESKHPELKFHGYRVSKEGIPTFSYSRDGVAWQETILPLPDGSGIERRFESTGGRPLAVRTVSGISVSSSTGTGSIGAPEAKSFTLTYRWK, encoded by the coding sequence ATGAAGCATCCGATCGTATTCGCAGCGCTCTTTTCCGGGTCGGCGGCGCTTGCCGCGAACACCCCGGCCGAGCTCTTCCAGATGAACTGCTCCGCCTGCCACGCGGTGGACCACATGCTGGTAGGGCCTTCCCTCGTGGAAATCTCCGGTCTCTACCGCGACAATCCGGATGACTTTGTGAAATGGTGCATCCAGCCGCAGCACAAGCGTGAGGGCGTGGTGGAGATGCCCTCCATGACGCACTTGGGCGAGCCCGCCCTGCGCGAGCTTCACCAGTACGTGATCGCCGCCGCTGCCGGGAAGACCGAGCTGAAAAAGGGCGATGGCGACCCTTTCACTCCGCCCCGCGAGATGGTCCGCCGCCCGCAGGTGCAGCGGATTTTCCTTCCGGATGCCTCGCCTGCGGCCATCGCGGTCGCTCTTCCCGGAGACCTTTCCTATTGTTTCGATGCTGGCGAATGCCGCCTCCGTTACGTGTGGAAGGGCGGCTTCATTGTCGGCACCCCCTACTGGAAGGCGAATGGCAGCTCTCTCGCCAAATTGGATGGCGATGTCGTTTACAGGGAAACTGAATTTCCTGTCGCCTTCGAAGGTGAATCGAAACACCCCGAACTGAAGTTCCACGGCTACCGTGTGAGCAAGGAGGGCATCCCTACCTTCAGCTATAGCCGCGATGGCGTCGCATGGCAGGAAACGATCCTGCCGCTCCCTGACGGATCCGGCATCGAGCGCCGCTTTGAAAGCACGGGCGGCAGGCCCCTTGCGGTTCGAACTGTCTCCGGAATCAGCGTGAGTTCGAGCACCGGCACCGGTTCCATCGGTGCCCCCGAAGCAAAATCCTTCACCCTTACCTATCGCTGGAAATGA